Proteins co-encoded in one Campylobacter jejuni genomic window:
- a CDS encoding MFS transporter — MPLISNDLALNTQQATLITSMIVVAKIFGASFIAFLVYKFGLKKGYFLGCILMSSGIFLSFVDSYSGILIIRFLTGLGSACALVCLVPIAQQWFEKKLYIL; from the coding sequence ATGCCTTTGATTTCAAATGATCTTGCCTTAAATACTCAGCAAGCTACTTTAATCACTAGCATGATAGTAGTTGCGAAAATTTTTGGTGCTTCATTTATTGCTTTTTTGGTTTATAAATTCGGATTAAAAAAGGGATATTTTTTAGGCTGTATTTTAATGAGTTCGGGTATCTTTTTAAGTTTTGTAGATAGTTATAGCGGTATTTTGATTATAAGATTTTTAACAGGGCTTGGTTCAGCTTGTGCTTTAGTTTGCTTAGTGCCTATTGCACAACAATGGTTTGAAAAAAAGCTTTACATTTTGTAA
- a CDS encoding membrane protein — translation MEFLAFIFLIIIFLFVVFIIVTRYEKKIKLLNQNIQNMKEDIADLKETTQKNRSLIEKNRSNIENIIK, via the coding sequence ATGGAATTTTTAGCATTTATTTTTTTGATTATTATATTTTTATTTGTAGTCTTTATCATCGTTACTCGCTATGAAAAAAAGATAAAATTACTCAACCAAAACATACAAAATATGAAAGAAGATATAGCCGATCTTAAAGAAACAACTCAAAAAAATCGCTCTTTAATTGAAAAAAATCGCTCTAATATAGAAAATATAATAAAATAA
- a CDS encoding DUF5416 family protein: MMMKIVFKGKSSEYEIQRSCFCVDAFVIKDKIEERDGVDFITSNVDLLEFSDDSFTFEEIVKHFNICDSEDMIIVEDFDMKSNKDNQNQEDDIEHNILKSEKIIHENTKQTSMQFKNLKFFSRIFKNENFLSDFKESKQEVVTIKKHEKLEIFKNLSQEDQEISFVKIEILNYDSNEDSLSFNLDIFPSGMSYKYGILKGSMHIILQGKTSSTMLFPFLKSMIYKNKSENSSEKIFTLMINQKKHYKLIANLS; the protein is encoded by the coding sequence GTGATGATGAAGATAGTATTTAAAGGCAAAAGTTCTGAATATGAAATTCAAAGATCGTGCTTTTGTGTTGATGCTTTTGTGATTAAAGATAAGATTGAAGAACGAGATGGTGTTGATTTTATCACTTCAAATGTAGATCTTTTGGAATTTAGTGATGACAGTTTTACTTTTGAAGAAATTGTAAAACATTTTAATATTTGTGATAGTGAAGATATGATTATCGTTGAAGATTTTGACATGAAATCAAACAAAGATAATCAAAACCAAGAAGATGATATAGAACACAACATCTTAAAATCCGAAAAAATAATACATGAAAACACAAAACAAACAAGTATGCAATTTAAAAATTTAAAATTTTTTTCAAGAATTTTTAAAAATGAAAATTTTCTTTCTGATTTTAAAGAAAGTAAGCAAGAAGTTGTTACTATCAAAAAACATGAAAAACTTGAAATTTTTAAAAATTTATCTCAAGAAGATCAAGAAATTAGCTTTGTTAAAATTGAAATTTTAAATTATGATAGTAATGAAGATAGTTTAAGCTTTAATCTTGATATATTTCCAAGCGGTATGAGCTATAAGTATGGAATTTTAAAAGGTTCTATGCATATTATTTTACAAGGTAAAACTTCTAGTACGATGCTTTTTCCGTTTTTAAAAAGTATGATTTATAAAAATAAAAGCGAAAATTCAAGTGAAAAAATTTTTACTTTAATGATAAATCAGAAAAAACACTATAAGCTTATCGCAAATCTTTCTTAG
- a CDS encoding (Fe-S)-binding protein — MKFSQISDACVKCGKCIPVCTIHEENRDEITSPRGFLDLLAAYKEGSLELNKEAKKVFESCFLCTNCVEVCPNKLRVDNAIEEVRYDIAKKFGIAWYKKLIFFFLRRRKILDLVAKLGYVFQSCAFKIQNENENTGMKARFSMPFVKKGRLLTSFNKKSFLNSNPKFINNDGEKTIGFFVGCLANYFYIDTANAVLKITKELKINVDLMKEQVCCGAPQFFTGDFKSVEVLAKKNIEYFEKKLEKLDAIIVPEATCSAMLKIDYEHFFIMQNDLDWAKRAKCVSSKIYMASEYFYKFTSLEEILKTKNKFNYSITYHDPCHARKMQGVFKEPRELLKTNYHFVEMSNSNTCCGFGGVSMQTDYYDRALSVGLKKAQMIDESKASVVSAECSACRMQISNALEQNSSKVVFASPLELIAKAL; from the coding sequence ATGAAATTTAGTCAAATAAGTGATGCTTGTGTTAAATGTGGCAAATGTATACCTGTTTGTACTATACATGAAGAAAATCGCGATGAAATTACTAGTCCAAGAGGATTTTTAGATCTTTTAGCTGCTTATAAAGAAGGAAGTCTAGAACTTAATAAAGAAGCTAAGAAAGTTTTTGAATCTTGTTTTTTATGCACCAATTGTGTTGAAGTATGTCCAAATAAATTAAGAGTAGATAATGCCATAGAAGAAGTTCGTTATGATATAGCTAAAAAATTTGGTATAGCTTGGTATAAAAAACTTATTTTTTTCTTTTTAAGAAGACGCAAAATTTTAGATTTGGTAGCTAAGCTTGGCTATGTGTTTCAAAGTTGTGCGTTTAAAATTCAAAATGAGAATGAAAATACAGGTATGAAGGCAAGATTTTCCATGCCTTTTGTTAAAAAGGGAAGATTACTTACAAGTTTTAATAAAAAAAGCTTCTTAAATTCTAATCCAAAATTTATCAATAATGATGGAGAAAAAACAATAGGTTTTTTTGTAGGTTGTTTGGCGAATTATTTTTACATAGATACGGCTAATGCGGTGCTTAAAATCACTAAGGAATTAAAAATCAATGTGGATTTGATGAAAGAACAAGTGTGTTGTGGAGCACCGCAATTTTTTACGGGTGATTTTAAAAGTGTTGAAGTTTTGGCTAAAAAAAATATTGAGTATTTTGAAAAAAAATTAGAAAAATTAGATGCTATTATAGTTCCTGAGGCCACTTGTTCGGCTATGTTAAAGATAGATTATGAACATTTTTTTATAATGCAAAATGATTTAGACTGGGCAAAACGCGCAAAATGTGTGTCATCTAAGATATATATGGCTAGCGAGTATTTTTATAAATTTACTTCTTTGGAAGAAATTTTAAAAACAAAAAATAAATTTAATTATAGCATTACTTATCACGATCCTTGCCATGCAAGAAAAATGCAAGGGGTTTTTAAAGAGCCAAGAGAACTTTTAAAAACAAATTATCATTTTGTAGAAATGAGTAATTCTAATACTTGTTGCGGTTTTGGCGGGGTGAGTATGCAAACGGATTATTATGATAGAGCCTTAAGTGTAGGGCTTAAAAAAGCACAAATGATCGATGAAAGTAAGGCTAGTGTGGTAAGTGCCGAGTGTTCAGCTTGCAGAATGCAAATTTCAAATGCATTAGAACAAAATTCAAGCAAGGTTGTTTTTGCTAGTCCTTTAGAACTTATAGCAAAAGCTTTGTGA
- the hemN gene encoding oxygen-independent coproporphyrinogen III oxidase produces the protein MRDYKAFVKYSKAGPRYTSYPTAVEFNTNFKYEEYIEILKKQDRSLSLYFHLPFCRSACYFCGCNVIYTAKEESKERYLTYIFKELDILSTILDTKREVVQMHFGGGTPTFFSAKQLQNLILKIRSVFGNFSKDAEISCEIDPRFLNEEQATVLTQNGFNRISFGVQDFDEKVQKEIHRIQPFELTQNALNLVRNKGIKSVNMDLIYGLPYQKLQSFTQTLEKVMLLNPDRLAIFNYAHVPWLKKNMRKFDENTLPSPDVKLEILEFCEKFLSKNGYKMIGMDHFAKEDDELFKALENGTLHRNFQGYTTKGGADLVGVGLTSIGEGQRHYAQNFKNMSSYEAALDRGVLPFERGVALSDDDELRKAVIMELMANFKLDIKSIEKEFCIDFQEYFKEDLKALEEYKDFINFDENFIKVNETGVLLIRNIAMCFDAYMKNISEDKKVFSKTV, from the coding sequence ATGAGAGATTATAAAGCTTTTGTAAAATACTCTAAAGCAGGACCACGCTACACTTCTTATCCTACAGCAGTAGAGTTTAATACAAATTTCAAATACGAAGAATATATAGAAATTTTAAAAAAGCAAGATAGATCTTTATCGCTTTATTTTCATTTACCATTTTGTAGGAGTGCCTGTTATTTTTGTGGTTGTAATGTCATCTATACTGCAAAAGAAGAGAGTAAAGAAAGGTATTTAACTTATATCTTTAAAGAGCTTGATATTTTAAGTACTATTTTAGATACTAAAAGAGAAGTGGTGCAAATGCACTTTGGGGGCGGAACTCCAACTTTTTTTAGTGCTAAACAACTTCAAAATTTGATTTTAAAAATCAGATCTGTTTTTGGAAATTTTTCTAAAGATGCAGAGATTAGCTGTGAGATCGATCCGCGTTTTTTAAATGAGGAACAAGCCACAGTTTTAACGCAAAATGGCTTTAATCGTATCAGCTTTGGAGTGCAGGATTTTGATGAAAAAGTTCAAAAAGAAATTCATCGCATCCAGCCTTTTGAATTAACACAAAATGCTTTAAATCTTGTAAGAAATAAAGGCATAAAGTCTGTAAATATGGATTTAATTTATGGTTTGCCTTATCAAAAATTACAAAGCTTTACACAAACTTTAGAAAAAGTTATGCTTTTAAACCCTGATCGTTTGGCGATTTTTAATTACGCTCATGTGCCTTGGCTTAAGAAAAATATGAGAAAATTTGATGAAAATACCTTGCCAAGTCCTGATGTGAAGCTTGAAATTTTAGAATTTTGTGAGAAATTTTTAAGCAAAAATGGCTATAAAATGATAGGAATGGATCATTTTGCAAAAGAAGATGATGAGCTTTTTAAAGCTTTAGAAAATGGAACTTTACATAGAAATTTCCAAGGTTATACCACCAAAGGCGGTGCTGATTTAGTCGGTGTTGGACTTACAAGTATAGGCGAAGGACAAAGACATTATGCGCAAAATTTTAAAAATATGTCAAGTTATGAAGCTGCATTAGATAGAGGAGTTTTGCCTTTTGAAAGAGGTGTAGCTTTAAGCGATGATGATGAGCTTAGAAAAGCAGTGATTATGGAGTTAATGGCAAATTTTAAGCTTGATATCAAGTCAATAGAAAAAGAATTTTGCATTGATTTTCAGGAGTATTTTAAAGAGGATTTAAAAGCTTTAGAAGAATACAAAGATTTTATTAATTTTGATGAAAATTTTATCAAAGTCAATGAAACAGGCGTTTTGCTTATAAGAAATATTGCCATGTGTTTTGATGCTTATATGAAAAACATTAGTGAAGATAAAAAAGTATTCTCAAAAACGGTGTAA
- a CDS encoding DUF2603 domain-containing protein, whose protein sequence is MKELEKYSTCLKRIDEFSQNLGIKKKDRTIFKMKQSENENEKCLVLENGSFDSPEPWFVIDENDEIHTLLSLQSLKNILENLKQSQKENFELRLEKAIYQQIPVDFNDVWTVAMDEIKQKAQNGTMEVSIDLEKLISKIKQEHPNLFVDMQAMIERVNQNERL, encoded by the coding sequence ATGAAAGAGCTAGAAAAGTATAGCACTTGCTTAAAACGCATTGATGAATTTAGTCAAAATCTAGGAATAAAGAAAAAAGATAGAACGATTTTTAAAATGAAGCAAAGCGAGAATGAAAACGAAAAATGTTTAGTTCTTGAAAATGGAAGTTTTGATTCTCCTGAGCCTTGGTTTGTGATCGATGAAAACGATGAAATTCACACTTTGCTTTCTTTACAAAGTCTTAAGAATATACTTGAAAATTTAAAACAAAGTCAAAAAGAGAATTTTGAATTGCGTTTAGAAAAGGCGATTTATCAACAAATTCCTGTAGATTTTAACGATGTTTGGACGGTTGCCATGGATGAGATCAAGCAAAAGGCACAAAATGGTACTATGGAAGTTAGTATTGATCTTGAAAAATTAATTTCTAAAATCAAGCAAGAGCATCCAAATTTGTTTGTAGATATGCAAGCGATGATAGAAAGGGTAAACCAAAATGAGAGATTATAA
- the argF gene encoding ornithine carbamoyltransferase, producing the protein MKHFLTLRDFSKEEILSLVNHASELKKEPKKLLQDKTLAMIFEKNSTRTRMAFELAITELGGKALFLSSNDLQLSRGEPVKDTARVIGAMVDFVMMRVNKHETLLEFARYSKAPVINALSELYHPTQVLGDLLTIKEWNKMQNGIAKVAFIGDSNNMCNSWLIAAAILGFEFSIAIPKNYKISPEIWEFTMKQALISGAKISLGHDKFEALKDKDVVITDTWVSMGEENEKERKIKEFEGFMIDEKAMSVANKDAILLHCLPAYRGYEVSEEIFEKHADVIFEEARNRLYVVKALLCFLNNQRGRE; encoded by the coding sequence ATGAAACATTTTTTAACTTTAAGAGATTTTTCTAAGGAGGAAATTTTAAGCCTTGTAAATCATGCTAGTGAGCTTAAAAAAGAGCCTAAAAAACTTTTACAAGATAAAACTTTAGCAATGATTTTTGAGAAAAACTCTACAAGAACAAGAATGGCCTTTGAACTCGCAATAACAGAGCTTGGCGGAAAGGCTTTGTTTTTAAGCAGTAATGATTTACAACTTAGTCGTGGCGAGCCTGTAAAGGATACAGCTAGGGTGATAGGAGCGATGGTTGATTTTGTAATGATGAGAGTCAATAAGCATGAAACTTTACTCGAATTTGCAAGATATTCCAAAGCTCCTGTGATCAATGCTTTAAGTGAGCTTTATCACCCTACTCAGGTTTTAGGAGATTTGCTTACTATCAAAGAATGGAATAAAATGCAAAATGGTATAGCAAAAGTTGCTTTTATCGGAGATAGTAATAATATGTGCAATTCTTGGCTTATTGCGGCTGCGATTTTGGGCTTTGAATTTAGTATAGCTATACCAAAAAACTATAAAATTAGCCCTGAAATTTGGGAATTTACTATGAAACAGGCTTTGATTTCAGGAGCTAAAATTTCCTTAGGCCATGATAAATTTGAAGCTTTAAAGGATAAAGATGTAGTCATCACCGATACTTGGGTTTCCATGGGCGAAGAGAATGAAAAAGAACGCAAGATTAAAGAATTTGAAGGATTTATGATCGATGAAAAGGCTATGAGCGTTGCCAATAAAGACGCGATATTGCTTCATTGTTTGCCTGCTTATAGGGGTTATGAAGTGAGTGAAGAAATTTTTGAAAAACATGCAGATGTGATTTTTGAAGAAGCAAGAAATCGCCTTTATGTGGTAAAAGCCTTGCTTTGCTTTTTGAATAATCAGAGAGGAAGAGAATGA
- the hemB gene encoding porphobilinogen synthase, producing MFKRFRRLRLNENLRAMVRENSLSVNDLIYPLFVVNGTGIKKEISSMPDVFQMSLDEILKECQNVVNLGIKAIILFGVLENEKKDSCGSDALDDEGLVARSIREIKKNFPDLFIISDLCFCEYTDHGHCGIIDPKTKSVDNDATLEISAKQALVHARAGVDMIAPSGMMDGIITTLREALDKEGFENLPIMAYSTKFASSYYGPFRDVAESAPSYGDRKSYQMDFANGKEALEESLEDEAQGADILMVKPALAYLDVVKEISFHSNLPLCVYNVSGEYAMLKAAKNTGVIDYEKVLYETMIAFKRAGAKLIITYHAKELAKMLKGEK from the coding sequence ATGTTTAAAAGATTTAGAAGATTAAGACTTAATGAAAACTTAAGAGCTATGGTAAGGGAAAATTCTTTAAGTGTAAATGACTTGATTTATCCGCTTTTTGTGGTTAATGGAACGGGGATAAAAAAAGAAATTTCTTCTATGCCTGATGTGTTTCAAATGAGTTTAGATGAAATTTTAAAAGAGTGTCAAAATGTAGTTAACTTAGGTATTAAAGCCATTATACTTTTTGGTGTTTTAGAAAATGAGAAAAAAGACAGTTGTGGAAGCGATGCTTTAGATGATGAAGGGCTTGTTGCAAGAAGTATAAGAGAGATTAAGAAAAATTTTCCAGATCTTTTTATAATCAGCGATCTTTGTTTTTGTGAATACACAGATCACGGGCATTGTGGGATTATCGATCCAAAAACAAAAAGTGTGGATAATGATGCCACTTTAGAAATTTCAGCCAAACAAGCCTTAGTTCACGCAAGAGCAGGGGTAGATATGATAGCACCTAGTGGAATGATGGATGGTATTATCACTACTTTGCGCGAAGCTTTAGATAAGGAAGGTTTTGAAAATTTGCCTATAATGGCGTATTCTACTAAATTTGCTTCAAGTTATTATGGGCCATTTCGAGATGTAGCAGAATCAGCTCCAAGTTATGGAGATAGAAAAAGCTATCAAATGGATTTTGCTAATGGTAAAGAAGCTTTAGAAGAAAGCTTAGAAGATGAAGCGCAAGGAGCTGATATTTTGATGGTAAAACCCGCTCTTGCTTATCTTGATGTGGTTAAAGAAATATCTTTTCATTCTAACTTGCCTTTGTGTGTTTATAATGTAAGCGGAGAGTATGCTATGTTAAAGGCAGCTAAAAATACAGGAGTGATTGATTATGAAAAAGTTTTGTATGAAACTATGATAGCTTTTAAAAGAGCAGGGGCAAAGCTTATCATCACTTATCATGCTAAAGAATTAGCTAAAATGTTAAAAGGAGAAAAATGA
- the ribA gene encoding GTP cyclohydrolase II, which produces MKIKISEIANLPSKWGNFQIQSFKENDKEHLCIFKNTPKDTLNLRIHSECLTGDALGSLKCDCGEQLEFSLKYIEKNGGMVIYLRQEGRGIGLFNKVNAYALQDKGFDTIKANHQLGFKADERTYEIVEFILKHYEISKVNLLTNNPEKLDSIKEKIITRIPILIEPNRFNVEYLNIKQTQMGHLK; this is translated from the coding sequence ATGAAAATAAAAATTTCAGAAATTGCGAATTTACCTAGCAAATGGGGAAATTTCCAAATACAAAGTTTCAAAGAAAATGATAAAGAACATTTATGTATATTTAAAAATACTCCAAAAGACACACTCAATCTAAGAATTCATTCAGAGTGCTTAACAGGAGATGCTTTAGGAAGTTTAAAATGTGATTGTGGGGAACAGCTTGAATTTTCACTCAAATATATAGAAAAAAACGGCGGAATGGTGATTTATCTTAGGCAAGAAGGAAGAGGCATAGGGCTTTTTAATAAGGTTAATGCTTATGCTTTACAAGATAAAGGTTTTGATACGATTAAAGCAAATCATCAGCTTGGCTTTAAAGCCGATGAGAGAACTTATGAAATTGTAGAATTTATACTCAAACACTATGAAATTTCTAAGGTTAATTTACTCACAAATAACCCTGAAAAGCTAGATTCTATCAAAGAAAAAATCATCACACGCATACCGATTTTAATAGAACCTAACCGTTTTAATGTAGAGTATTTAAACATAAAACAAACTCAAATGGGACATCTTAAATAA
- the rsmG gene encoding 16S rRNA (guanine(527)-N(7))-methyltransferase RsmG: MIFKDYDFLQNYDLKNFEEKVKIYKELLSKFNRIHNLTHLKNIDENIFDSIKILDFYDFSKAKNIADIGSGAGFPAVFLAFLLQSNFHLFEPNPKKAAFLRTLKIECELSNLHIYKEKVQECQNTFKADIITSRALMDVKPLLEICKNLKDDNTVFILWKGSEVYQELENIKDYEIFENNLRKYCILK, encoded by the coding sequence ATGATTTTTAAAGATTATGATTTTTTGCAAAACTACGATTTAAAAAACTTTGAAGAAAAGGTAAAAATTTATAAAGAATTATTATCTAAATTTAACCGCATTCACAATCTTACTCATTTAAAAAATATAGATGAAAATATCTTTGATAGTATTAAAATTTTAGATTTTTATGATTTTTCTAAAGCAAAAAATATTGCCGATATAGGAAGTGGCGCAGGATTTCCAGCTGTATTTTTAGCCTTTTTACTGCAAAGTAATTTTCATCTTTTCGAACCCAATCCCAAAAAAGCTGCATTTTTGCGGACACTAAAAATAGAATGTGAACTTTCAAATTTACATATTTACAAAGAAAAAGTTCAAGAATGCCAAAATACCTTTAAAGCCGATATCATCACTTCAAGAGCCTTAATGGATGTCAAGCCTTTGCTTGAAATTTGCAAAAATCTAAAAGATGACAATACGGTTTTTATTTTATGGAAAGGCAGTGAAGTTTATCAAGAACTTGAAAATATAAAAGATTATGAAATTTTTGAAAATAATTTAAGAAAATATTGTATTTTAAAGTAG
- a CDS encoding YeiH family protein, whose protein sequence is MKTSFLAHSVAIVRSNFKGLLFTACIVIFAMYLSSVQSIKDTTHLAATAFAIIVGVLLSPWFFKYQHHFQAGVHFSAKKLLRLGIVLYGFNITLTELLSVGLKGFLLSAIVIFFVFIIALFVGMKIFKLDKETSMLVGAGSAICGAAAVLALESSLKSDPFKGILAVGTVVIFGLVFMFLYPIAFSLNLFPFFDQNAMGVFMGATLHEVANVAGAAEMAKDMAGFEQGASNVAVIIKMMRVILLVPFLLIVTYFFAKNQHSSSGKTAKSITIPYFAFAFLGMIVLNTYLASKESILGIATSDIISLGKTLCTLCIVFAMAALGLQIDFKKFLKSGSRVFGLAFVLGLVLIFGGYFLTLAFKGILW, encoded by the coding sequence ATGAAAACAAGTTTTTTAGCACATAGCGTGGCTATAGTGCGATCAAATTTTAAGGGTTTGCTTTTTACTGCTTGTATAGTGATTTTTGCTATGTATCTTTCTAGTGTTCAAAGTATCAAAGATACCACTCATTTAGCAGCGACTGCTTTTGCTATCATCGTAGGAGTGTTGCTTTCTCCTTGGTTTTTTAAATACCAACATCATTTTCAAGCCGGAGTGCATTTTAGTGCGAAAAAACTTTTAAGACTTGGCATTGTTTTATATGGTTTTAATATCACTTTAACTGAGCTTTTAAGTGTAGGGTTGAAAGGGTTTTTGCTTTCTGCTATAGTGATATTTTTTGTTTTTATTATTGCTTTATTTGTGGGAATGAAAATTTTTAAACTCGATAAAGAAACTTCTATGCTTGTTGGAGCCGGAAGTGCGATTTGCGGTGCGGCAGCGGTTTTAGCACTAGAGTCAAGTTTGAAAAGTGATCCTTTTAAGGGAATTTTAGCTGTAGGTACGGTGGTGATTTTTGGACTTGTGTTTATGTTCTTATATCCCATAGCTTTTTCTTTAAATCTTTTTCCTTTTTTTGATCAAAATGCTATGGGTGTTTTTATGGGAGCTACTTTGCATGAGGTGGCAAATGTCGCAGGTGCTGCTGAAATGGCAAAGGATATGGCAGGATTTGAGCAAGGTGCTTCTAATGTTGCAGTGATTATAAAAATGATGAGAGTGATTTTACTTGTGCCTTTTTTGCTTATAGTGACTTATTTTTTCGCTAAAAATCAGCATTCAAGCAGTGGAAAAACTGCAAAAAGTATCACTATACCTTATTTTGCTTTTGCATTTTTAGGCATGATAGTTTTAAATACTTATTTAGCAAGCAAAGAAAGTATTTTAGGTATTGCTACGAGTGATATTATCTCTTTAGGTAAAACACTTTGTACTTTATGTATCGTTTTTGCTATGGCAGCTTTAGGCTTGCAAATTGACTTTAAAAAATTTTTAAAAAGTGGCTCTAGGGTATTTGGCTTGGCTTTTGTTTTAGGGCTTGTTTTGATTTTTGGAGGATATTTTTTAACCTTAGCTTTTAAAGGTATACTTTGGTAA
- a CDS encoding LysR family transcriptional regulator, with product MKIKDMEIFLDLLNTQSPTHTANNFSITQPNVSIVIKNLENKFDGILFERLGKKLLPTPKALELGKNWLKIIQAYYQSLEKLNDESMLLGEIKIASTQSISEHFLAPILFDFKAEFKNIEIRSQTQNSKECLNLLKNGNIEFAIIEAELDPALMEYENLEINFWQDDELIVATSDKKLNEKEFYIDELLEQKWILREAGSGLRDKFLNEIGASSKKLNIFLELDRMAAIKELVLQKKAISIFSKKSIEKELKNSTLYEIKLKNIDLKRKFYTLKRKNYNFNRALEKFEKIFKS from the coding sequence ATGAAAATCAAAGATATGGAAATATTTTTAGATCTTTTAAACACTCAAAGTCCAACTCATACAGCCAACAATTTTTCCATAACCCAACCTAATGTTTCAATAGTAATTAAAAATTTAGAAAATAAATTTGATGGCATTTTATTTGAAAGACTTGGAAAAAAACTCTTACCTACACCAAAAGCTTTAGAACTAGGAAAAAATTGGTTAAAAATTATACAAGCCTACTACCAAAGCTTAGAAAAATTAAACGACGAAAGTATGCTCTTAGGGGAAATAAAAATAGCCTCAACTCAAAGCATTTCTGAACATTTTTTAGCTCCTATTTTATTTGATTTTAAGGCAGAATTTAAAAACATAGAAATTCGCTCTCAAACGCAGAATTCAAAAGAATGTTTAAATTTACTAAAAAACGGAAATATAGAATTTGCAATCATTGAAGCAGAACTTGATCCAGCTTTAATGGAGTATGAAAATTTAGAAATAAATTTTTGGCAAGATGATGAACTTATAGTAGCTACAAGTGATAAAAAACTCAATGAAAAAGAATTTTATATCGATGAACTTTTGGAACAAAAGTGGATTTTAAGAGAAGCAGGCTCAGGCTTAAGGGATAAATTTTTAAACGAAATTGGTGCAAGCTCAAAAAAACTTAATATTTTTCTTGAACTTGATAGAATGGCTGCAATTAAAGAACTTGTTTTACAAAAAAAAGCAATCTCTATTTTTTCCAAAAAAAGCATAGAAAAAGAATTAAAAAATTCAACACTTTATGAAATTAAATTAAAAAATATCGACCTAAAGCGTAAATTTTATACCTTAAAAAGAAAAAATTATAATTTTAACAGAGCTTTAGAAAAATTTGAAAAAATATTCAAATCATAA